ATTTCTGTAGCTTTTCCTGGTCCTCCTTTAGTTAATGCATCAATCACCCCAAAAGTATCAAAAAAGGCATAAACAAGATCCATAACTATTAAAAAGAAGGTTGTAGGAGATAAAAGAGGAAAAACTATAGACCAGAATATCTTTCGAGAATTTGCCCCATCCATCTGAGCTGCCTCAATCAAGGATTGAGGAATAGATTGGAGTCCAGCCAAAAAGAAGATAAAATTATAACTAACTTGTTTCCAAGATGATACTAAAATAACCATTAATAAAGCTTGCATTCCATTTAAGTGGTAATTCCAGTTAATTCCTATTTTATTAAGAAACCTTGCTAATATTCCTATGGATGGTTGAAAAAGAAATAACCAAAGCACACCAGCTACAGCAGGTGCTAAAGCATAAGGCCATATTAATAGTGTTCTAAATATTTTTGATCCATAAATAGGCTTATTGGCAGAAACAGCAAGAATTAAGGCTACTGACAAAGTAATTAAAGTTACAGTTAAAGAGAAAACAATAGAAGTCCAAATGGATTGTAAATAGTATTTATCTGTAAGAAGAGAAATAAAATTTGCTAAACCAACAAATTGTGAACGAAGTCCAAAAGGATCAGTTCTTTGTAAAGATAAGTATACTGATTGGATAGCAGGCCATATAAAAAAAACAATAGTAAATATTAATTGGGGAAGAATGAGTAAATATGGCAAAATCTTATTAGGAAAAACTGGGCGCTCTTCCATTTATATCCTCCTTATTTAAATATTTACTGAAAGGGGGCTTAAGAAGCACCTCCCAAGCCCCCTTATGTTTTTATTACTTATAAATAGCCTCAAAATCTCTTAATATGCTATTACCACGGTTAACAATGTTGTTTATAGTATCTTTAGCAGATTGCTGACCTTGTAAAGCTTTTTCCATTTCCTCATATATTACTATACGAATAGAAGGTAAATTTCCAAGTCTTAAACCCTTAGTATTAGGAGTGGGGTTAGTTCGAGTCAATTGTAAAATTGGTATTTCAGCAAATGGATTCTTTTTATAAAATCCTTGTTCTTTCGCATGTTTGTAACCATCTAATGTTACAGGAAGATATCCTGTATTCATATGCCACCATGCATCATTTTCGGGTAAACCAAGGAATTTGAAGAATTCAGCCACTGCCTTATAATGCTCAATTGTTGCATCAGGTCTACGCATTACCCAAAGAGCTGCTCCACCGATAATAGAGTTATATGGAGCTTTAGGAACATCATCATAATAAGGGAGATAAGTTATACCCCAATCAAACTTCGCTTCCCTTGAAACACGACCATACAATGCGGAAGAAGCAATAAGCATTGCAGCCTCCCCAGATGGGAAAAGTCCATCAGGTTGAGCATCTCTTCCTCCATAGGTGAAGGAACCTTCTTTTTGCATATCAATTAAATTTTGTACATGACGGATATAAAGAGGATGGTTTAAAGCTAATCTTGCATCTAAACCAAGGAATCCATTCCAACGAGTTGCATATGGTACATTATGAATAGCACCAAATTGCTCAAATTGTGTCCATGGAAGCCAAGAAGCTGATAGACCAATCTTTGCTGCTCCCTTTTTAACAATCTCTAAGGATGCCTTTCTCACCTCAGCCCAAGTCTTTGGAGGATTATTAGGGTCAAGTCCTGCTTTACGGAAAGCATCCTTGTTATACCAAAGAACAGCAGTAGAACTATTAAAAGGCATGGCTGCCATTCTTCCATCAGGATAACTATAATAGTCTTTTACTGCAGGAATATATTTTTTAGGATCAAAAGGAACTCCTATATCTTTAAATAATTGATATACAGGATAAATAGCCTTTGAATACATCATTGTTGCAGTACCCACTTCGAAAATCTGTACAATATGGGGTGCTTTTCCAGCTCTATAAGCAGCAATTGCAGCAGACATAACTTCCGCATACGAACCTTTGTAGACTGCATTTACCCAATATTTGTTCTGAGATGAATTAAAATCGTTAACTAATTTCATTGTTGCGTCGCCTAATGGACCGGTTAGAGCAAACCAGAATTCTATTTCAACTCTACCTTGAGGAACTTGCGCATTCACTAATACAAAAGTAAACAAGATTAAGAATAAAATAGGAATTAACTTTTTCATACTAAAACCTCCCGTTTATTAATTTATTAAAGATGAAAACGGATTAAATTAATAACTTTTACATACCACCTCCTTACTAAAAAAGGCTCTGAGGATAATATTCAATCCCCAAAGCCTTTTCTCTCATCTTCTCCTAGGCTTGTAGTTATTATAAATTAAATCAAAAAAGATTGTCAACAATAATTGGAAAACGGATGAGAGATGGTATCCCCCTAATGGATATCAAAGTTATTAGAGTAGGAGTGAAAAAAGAATATAGCACCTTTCATTTTTATGG
Above is a window of Dictyoglomus sp. NZ13-RE01 DNA encoding:
- a CDS encoding glycerol-3-phosphate transporter permease (with UgpEC is involved in the uptake of glycerol-3-phosphate), producing MEERPVFPNKILPYLLILPQLIFTIVFFIWPAIQSVYLSLQRTDPFGLRSQFVGLANFISLLTDKYYLQSIWTSIVFSLTVTLITLSVALILAVSANKPIYGSKIFRTLLIWPYALAPAVAGVLWLFLFQPSIGILARFLNKIGINWNYHLNGMQALLMVILVSSWKQVSYNFIFFLAGLQSIPQSLIEAAQMDGANSRKIFWSIVFPLLSPTTFFLIVMDLVYAFFDTFGVIDALTKGGPGKATEILVYKVYVDGTINFNISSSSAQSVILLIIVSILTALQFRFIEKRVYYGG
- a CDS encoding sn-glycerol-3-phosphate ABC transporter substrate-binding protein, translating into MKKLIPILFLILFTFVLVNAQVPQGRVEIEFWFALTGPLGDATMKLVNDFNSSQNKYWVNAVYKGSYAEVMSAAIAAYRAGKAPHIVQIFEVGTATMMYSKAIYPVYQLFKDIGVPFDPKKYIPAVKDYYSYPDGRMAAMPFNSSTAVLWYNKDAFRKAGLDPNNPPKTWAEVRKASLEIVKKGAAKIGLSASWLPWTQFEQFGAIHNVPYATRWNGFLGLDARLALNHPLYIRHVQNLIDMQKEGSFTYGGRDAQPDGLFPSGEAAMLIASSALYGRVSREAKFDWGITYLPYYDDVPKAPYNSIIGGAALWVMRRPDATIEHYKAVAEFFKFLGLPENDAWWHMNTGYLPVTLDGYKHAKEQGFYKKNPFAEIPILQLTRTNPTPNTKGLRLGNLPSIRIVIYEEMEKALQGQQSAKDTINNIVNRGNSILRDFEAIYK